Sequence from the Sulfuracidifex tepidarius genome:
GTAAGCAGGGAAAAGTAGTTATCCCCGTGACGTTTACGTCTCCCTAGGGACGAGCTCGATGATCACTGACGCATCTACAGGGAGAAGGCGTGAACTACCCCGCCCTTACGGACGGGGCATCCCCACCTCACGATGGAGATTTCCTGCTTCTCAGAGGAACCTCGATCCCCCTTCATCCACAGCGGAGGTTCCATCGAACGGAACCGTTCTCTGATGCACCGTGTGGAAGAGGGGTTACGGAGGGTTCCTCTCCACAAGCGTAAGTTCCCCCAGTCCCGAGGGTAGGACCTAGCTCTTACAGCCGAGGTCTGGGAGATAGCGCGATTTTTAGTATAAAAACGTTTCTATAAGGGGGCTATCCCCTCCCTGACGGAAGGGGTCTTCCGCCCCCTCAACCCCCGTTAAGTTAAATTGCAAGTTCCGGTTATTGGTCCTCCATCTCGAACTAGTCAGAACGGTCCACCGGCAAGCCGAGGAAACCTTCTCCTCTTCCCCAGACTTTCCTTGCCCCCTTCATGAGCTTGTGTCCTTCCTTCTCCTCAGGAGATATGACCACGAAGTCTACGTCCCCCCTTATGAAAGGAGATATTGCCTCCATCCTTTCAATTATTCCTACGTCTTTCATCCCGTCTACGACGAAAATAAGGTCTATGTCGCTTGTGTCCTTGTAATCACCCCTAGCCCTAGATCCGAACACGTACACTTCCCTGAGGGGAAATCTCTCATTCAACCGGTAAACCGTGTCCCTGACGAGTTCCTCCATTCTCTTCTGACTCTCTATTGCAGACTTTGATTTAACCATTCTAACACCTCCTTACAACTCCTCATGATACGCTCGCTGGTCTCCACGTCATATATCCTAGAAGGAAGAGAGTCTGACACGTCGGGATACCTGCTCAGTGTATAGTGCGGTAAAATCTGGTTCACGGCCTTCTCCACACGAGTCGGAACTTGAATACCTAAGTCCGTTTCTATCATCTCGAGCAAATCCGAGAGCGAGTGTGTCTTACCAGGGTCTTTTCGTCCCTTGATTAGTAAGGCCTTAAGTCCTTTTTCCACGCTCTGGTGGCAAAAGAACACAGAAGCATAATACCTACCGTTTTCATGGAGGATTTCGGCTGTCTTTAAGTCCTCTTTAGCCTGAACCATCCACTTCTTGTACTCCTCCATAAGAGAAGGTTAGTAGACTTTTCTATTAAGTTTTAGGATGTCTTGTGTAACACTTCAGTTCCTTTAAACCAATTTCTATCCCACGTTACGCTTGTTCAGACTTTAAAGATCAAGGGGGCCCCATTCAGTATTGAGGTATGAGGCTAGCCGCATCCCTTCACGAAGCGTTAGGTCATTTGCTCCAGACATGGAGCGTAGGGGTCTCTTAGTGCCACCGTTAAGATCAAGAATCATCTGCAGACCTGAAATTTAATCTTGTCTTTTAAGAACGAAATACAATGAATTTATTTGATCTATCTTTGCTATAATTACAATTCTCAATGGGAACCTGAATAGCCATCATCGGCTCTTTCCTTTTTCCTTCCAGAGACCTTAGCTACCAAAACATTTGAAAAACATTACTGTATTAGATAAAATGTAACGTACATTCTCTGGAAGTGATGTGACAATATTTTAGATAAGATTATTATTTTTTATGTGTGTATATATATAAAAATATATATATCCTTCTTAATAAGTTAAATAATTAAAAATAAATATAAGATGTCACTATTATTTGTTGCTCATCAGCCTCCTCTTTTTTATTAACTGAGTAAAGATGATATATCCTATCGCAAACGGTACGAATATCCAAAAGAGTACGTCTACCACTTCCAGTGGGGCACTGTAGTAAAAGACGGGAACAGTTGGGGAAAGGAACTCCTTAGCGTAGTGCTCCATGAAGGCTAAAGGAGCGTAGAACTCGAGGTAGTATTCGTTCTTACTTACATGTATCGTATTAGGTAGGATGAAGAACAGCACTGGTTCTATGAAGAAGAATATGAATGCGGAGATAGATATTCCCAGGAAGACCGCTGAGCTCTTTACGGAACTCCCTATCAGGAATAACAGGGAGTAATAAGCTAAAAGAGATAACGAGAGCCCAAGGAACATGAAAAGGGTGGGCGTGAGCTCCATGGAGGTCCCGGTGAGGAAGACCAAAGTGAGAGAGGACGTGATCAGAAAGACGCCTGAGAGGATAAAAACGATCATGGCTCCGCTCAAGAACTTGTTGACGAATATCTCCTCCCTAGTGACGGGTTTTGAGAGAAGGAACTCGAGGGCTCCCGTCCCTTTCGGCTTAGCTAAGAGGGAATAGACCAAGTAAATGACGACCATGAGGAAGGGCACCAGCTAGGAATATGACAAGTCCTCGAACTCTCTTAGCTCGTCTATAGAGATCGTTAATCCAGATGTGACGTTCTCACTCGTCTCTGAAGTGATTGAGTTGTCTACATGAGGTGATTTAGATAAGAAATGAAAGACGAGGGTT
This genomic interval carries:
- a CDS encoding HEPN domain-containing protein, with protein sequence MEEYKKWMVQAKEDLKTAEILHENGRYYASVFFCHQSVEKGLKALLIKGRKDPGKTHSLSDLLEMIETDLGIQVPTRVEKAVNQILPHYTLSRYPDVSDSLPSRIYDVETSERIMRSCKEVLEWLNQSLQ
- a CDS encoding ABC transporter permease subunit, translated to MVVIYLVYSLLAKPKGTGALEFLLSKPVTREEIFVNKFLSGAMIVFILSGVFLITSSLTLVFLTGTSMELTPTLFMFLGLSLSLLAYYSLLFLIGSSVKSSAVFLGISISAFIFFFIEPVLFFILPNTIHVSKNEYYLEFYAPLAFMEHYAKEFLSPTVPVFYYSAPLEVVDVLFWIFVPFAIGYIIFTQLIKKRRLMSNK
- a CDS encoding nucleotidyltransferase domain-containing protein, whose protein sequence is MVKSKSAIESQKRMEELVRDTVYRLNERFPLREVYVFGSRARGDYKDTSDIDLIFVVDGMKDVGIIERMEAISPFIRGDVDFVVISPEEKEGHKLMKGARKVWGRGEGFLGLPVDRSD